One Pseudomonas tolaasii NCPPB 2192 genomic window carries:
- a CDS encoding cobyrinate a,c-diamide synthase — protein sequence MNQPRHCPAVLIAAPASGQGKTTVTAALARLHRNLGRKVRVFKCGPDFLDPMIHERASGAPVYQLDMWMVGEQESRRLLWEAAGEADLILIEGVMGLFDGTPSSADLARHFGVPVLGVIDGTAMAQTFGALALGLARYQPDLPFAGVLANRVGTLRHAQLLEGSLTEGLRWYGALSRETGIELPSRHLGLVQASELNDLDVRLDAAAQALGSSCEVALPPPVTFAAPHVIEAEPLLHGVRIAVSRDEAFAFTYGASLDLLRAMGAELHFFSPIHDRELPDADSLYLPGGYPELHHKALSENTSMLSAIRAHHAAGKPLLAECGGMLYLLDSLTDVDGTRAELVGLLQGDAVMQKKLAALALQSVELPEGVLRGHTYHHSLTSTEWQPIARGLSPNGGRGAEAVYRQGRMTASYVHFYFPSNPAAVAALFAPDREAAIAGKPAPTMYRVETQSSVGAGLPAKRS from the coding sequence TTGAATCAGCCCCGTCATTGCCCGGCCGTACTGATCGCCGCACCGGCGTCCGGCCAGGGCAAAACCACCGTCACCGCCGCGCTCGCCCGTTTGCACCGCAACCTGGGGCGTAAAGTGCGCGTGTTCAAATGCGGGCCGGATTTTCTCGACCCGATGATTCACGAGCGCGCCAGCGGTGCGCCGGTGTATCAATTGGACATGTGGATGGTGGGCGAGCAGGAAAGTCGCCGTTTGCTGTGGGAAGCAGCCGGCGAGGCCGACCTGATCCTGATCGAAGGCGTGATGGGTCTGTTTGACGGCACCCCGTCCAGCGCCGATCTCGCGCGGCATTTCGGTGTGCCGGTGCTCGGCGTGATCGACGGCACCGCCATGGCCCAGACGTTCGGCGCGCTGGCCCTGGGCCTGGCGCGCTATCAGCCGGACCTGCCGTTCGCCGGCGTGCTGGCCAACCGCGTCGGCACCCTGCGTCACGCGCAATTGCTGGAGGGCAGCCTCACCGAGGGCCTGCGCTGGTACGGCGCGTTGTCTCGGGAAACGGGCATCGAATTGCCCAGCCGCCACCTTGGCCTGGTGCAAGCCAGCGAGTTGAACGACCTCGACGTACGCCTGGATGCCGCCGCCCAGGCATTGGGCAGCAGCTGTGAAGTCGCCTTGCCGCCGCCGGTGACGTTTGCCGCGCCGCATGTGATTGAGGCCGAGCCGTTGCTTCATGGTGTGCGCATCGCCGTGTCCCGTGACGAAGCGTTCGCCTTTACCTACGGCGCCAGCCTGGATCTGTTAAGGGCCATGGGCGCCGAGCTGCACTTTTTCTCGCCGATCCACGACCGCGAATTGCCTGACGCCGACAGTCTGTATCTGCCCGGCGGTTATCCGGAACTGCACCACAAGGCGCTGTCGGAAAACACCTCGATGCTCAGCGCCATCCGCGCCCACCACGCCGCCGGCAAACCCTTGCTCGCTGAATGCGGCGGCATGCTTTATCTGCTGGATTCGCTCACCGACGTAGACGGCACCCGTGCCGAGCTGGTCGGCTTGTTGCAGGGCGACGCGGTGATGCAGAAAAAACTCGCGGCGCTGGCCCTGCAAAGTGTCGAATTGCCGGAAGGCGTACTGCGTGGCCACACCTATCACCATTCCCTGACCAGCACCGAATGGCAGCCGATTGCCCGTGGCCTGAGCCCCAATGGCGGGCGCGGCGCCGAGGCGGTTTACCGGCAGGGGCGAATGACCGCGTCCTACGTGCACTTTTATTTTCCGTCGAATCCGGCGGCGGTGGCTGCACTGTTCGCGCCCGACCGGGAGGCCGCCATCGCAGGCAAGCCAGCTCCCACAATGTACCGAGTTGAAACCCAATCCAGTGTGGGAGCGGGCTTGCCCGCGAAGAGGTCATGA
- the bluB gene encoding 5,6-dimethylbenzimidazole synthase — translation MTDSAFPEADRQAVYRAIAERRDMRHFTGGTVAPQLLQRLLQAAHQAPSVGLMQPWRFIRISDRQLRGKIQQLVEEERVRTADALGERSDAFMKLKVEGIHDCAEVLVAALMDDRERHIFGRRTLPEMDMASLSCAIQNLWLAARVEGLGMGWVSLFEPQALADLLGLPPGAKPLAVLCLGPVAEFYPAPMLQLEGWTEPRPLSDMLYENRWGVSQ, via the coding sequence ATGACCGACAGCGCCTTCCCCGAAGCCGACCGCCAGGCCGTCTACCGCGCCATCGCCGAACGCCGCGACATGCGCCACTTCACCGGCGGCACCGTCGCGCCCCAATTGCTGCAACGTTTGCTCCAGGCCGCGCACCAGGCGCCCAGTGTCGGCTTGATGCAGCCCTGGCGGTTCATCCGCATCAGCGACCGGCAATTGCGTGGGAAAATTCAGCAATTGGTGGAGGAAGAACGTGTGCGCACCGCCGACGCCCTGGGCGAGCGCTCCGACGCGTTCATGAAGCTCAAGGTCGAAGGCATCCACGATTGCGCAGAGGTGCTGGTGGCAGCGCTGATGGATGATCGCGAGCGCCACATTTTTGGCCGGCGCACGTTGCCGGAAATGGACATGGCGTCGCTGTCCTGCGCGATCCAGAATCTGTGGCTGGCGGCGCGCGTCGAAGGCCTCGGCATGGGGTGGGTGTCGTTGTTCGAACCCCAGGCCCTGGCCGACTTGCTGGGCTTGCCGCCCGGCGCAAAACCCTTGGCGGTGCTGTGCCTGGGTCCGGTAGCGGAGTTCTACCCGGCACCGATGTTGCAGCTCGAAGGCTGGACCGAACCGCGGCCGCTGAGTGACATGTTGTATGAAAATAGGTGGGGAGTGAGTCAATGA
- the cbiB gene encoding adenosylcobinamide-phosphate synthase CbiB: protein MSVALLCVAAVALDALLGEPRRWHPLVAFGNFAARIERRFNSGGRGWRSHGVTAWFIAVVPLTLLATALSWAPYIGWVLEILALYCALGMRSLGEHVIPVAQALRSGDLEEARKRVSYLVSRQTSELDSTEVARAATESVLENGSDAVFAALFWFVVAGVPGVVLYRLSNTLDAMWGYRNERFERFGWAAAKIDDVLNYIPARLVALTYAVLGKTRLALKCWRTQGPTWDSPNAGPVMAAGAGALGVELGGAAIYHGELHQRPQLGEGPAADADSIDRGWQLVQRGVWLWLLILCAGAQFYA from the coding sequence ATGAGTGTGGCCTTGCTGTGTGTCGCGGCAGTGGCGCTGGATGCGCTGCTGGGCGAACCGAGGCGCTGGCATCCGCTGGTGGCGTTCGGCAATTTCGCCGCGCGCATCGAGCGGCGTTTCAACAGCGGTGGCCGTGGCTGGCGCAGCCATGGTGTGACCGCGTGGTTTATCGCCGTGGTGCCGCTGACCCTGCTCGCCACCGCCTTGTCGTGGGCACCCTATATCGGGTGGGTGCTGGAGATTCTGGCGCTGTACTGCGCCCTCGGCATGCGCAGCCTGGGTGAGCATGTGATTCCGGTGGCCCAAGCTCTGCGCAGTGGCGACCTTGAAGAGGCGCGCAAGCGCGTGAGCTACCTGGTCAGCCGTCAGACCAGTGAGCTGGACAGCACCGAAGTGGCCCGTGCCGCCACCGAGTCGGTGCTGGAGAACGGCAGCGATGCGGTGTTCGCCGCGCTGTTCTGGTTTGTCGTCGCCGGGGTGCCGGGCGTGGTGCTCTATCGCCTGAGCAACACCCTTGACGCCATGTGGGGCTATCGCAATGAACGCTTTGAGCGTTTCGGCTGGGCGGCGGCCAAAATCGACGATGTACTGAACTATATTCCTGCACGGCTGGTGGCATTGACCTACGCCGTATTGGGCAAAACCCGGCTGGCACTCAAATGCTGGCGCACCCAGGGGCCGACATGGGACAGCCCCAACGCCGGGCCCGTCATGGCCGCTGGTGCCGGTGCCCTGGGGGTTGAGTTGGGCGGAGCGGCGATCTATCACGGCGAGTTGCATCAGCGCCCGCAGTTGGGCGAAGGCCCGGCGGCCGATGCCGATTCCATTGACCGGGGCTGGCAGCTGGTGCAGCGCGGCGTATGGTTGTGGCTGCTGATCCTGTGCGCGGGGGCGCAATTTTATGCTTGA
- the cobD gene encoding threonine-phosphate decarboxylase CobD translates to MLEHGGRLRKAAMQYGIAEADWLDLSSGLAPWPWPIPEIPLRAWARLPETDDGLEKAASEYYGAAHVLPVPGSQAAIQLLPRLRRTGKVGVLSPCYAEHAEAWRRAGYVVREVQEQEVDFFLDSLDVLVVVNPNNPTGLNLAPQRLLDWHSRLAQRGGWLVVDEAFMDVTPQLSLAGQTHQVGLIVLRSFGKFFGLAGVRLGFVLAERRLLRLLAEQLGPWAVSGPTRVLGQECLRDTAGHVRQRARCVEAGQRLFELLEGHGFQPHGGCALFQWLITPHAERLHEFMAQRGILLRLFVHDSSVRFGLPDTEADWRRLDAALTAYKEAP, encoded by the coding sequence ATGCTTGAGCACGGTGGTCGGCTGCGCAAGGCAGCCATGCAGTACGGGATTGCCGAGGCTGATTGGCTGGACCTGTCCAGCGGCCTGGCGCCCTGGCCGTGGCCGATCCCCGAGATCCCCTTGCGGGCCTGGGCGCGCTTGCCGGAAACCGACGACGGCCTGGAAAAGGCCGCCAGTGAGTATTACGGCGCCGCCCACGTGCTGCCGGTGCCGGGCTCCCAGGCGGCGATCCAGTTGCTGCCGCGTTTGCGCCGCACCGGCAAGGTTGGCGTGCTGTCACCCTGTTACGCCGAGCACGCTGAAGCCTGGCGCCGCGCCGGGTATGTGGTGCGTGAAGTGCAGGAGCAGGAAGTCGACTTCTTCCTCGACAGCCTCGACGTGCTGGTGGTGGTCAACCCCAACAACCCCACGGGTTTGAACCTGGCTCCCCAGCGCCTGCTGGACTGGCACTCGCGCCTGGCCCAGCGCGGCGGCTGGCTGGTGGTGGACGAAGCGTTTATGGACGTCACCCCGCAGTTAAGCCTGGCGGGCCAGACGCATCAGGTCGGGTTGATTGTGTTGCGCTCGTTCGGCAAGTTTTTCGGCCTGGCCGGTGTGCGCCTGGGCTTCGTGCTGGCCGAGCGCCGCTTGCTCAGGTTGTTGGCCGAGCAGCTCGGGCCCTGGGCCGTCAGCGGGCCGACGCGGGTGCTGGGCCAGGAGTGCCTGCGCGATACCGCCGGGCATGTTCGGCAACGAGCGCGCTGTGTCGAGGCCGGCCAGCGCTTGTTCGAACTGCTTGAAGGCCATGGCTTTCAACCCCATGGCGGCTGCGCACTGTTCCAGTGGCTGATCACGCCCCATGCCGAACGGCTGCACGAATTCATGGCCCAGCGCGGCATTCTGCTGCGCCTGTTTGTTCACGACAGCAGCGTGCGTTTCGGCCTGCCCGACACCGAGGCGGATTGGCGGCGGCTGGACGCAGCGCTGACTGCCTATAAGGAAGCACCATGA
- a CDS encoding cobyric acid synthase gives MSTLMVQGTTSDAGKSTLVTALCRWLVRQGVAVAPFKPQNMALNSAVTAEGGEIGRAQAVQAQAANLAPHTDMNPVLLKPNSDTGSQVIIHGRAVTSMNAVAYHDYKAVAMQAVLASHARLSEAYPVVMVEGAGSPAEINLRANDIANMGFAEAVDCPVLLIADINRGGVFAHLVGTLELLSPSEQARVKGFIINRFRGDIALLQPGLDWLEARTGKPVVGVLPYVMDLHLEAEDGIDRRQTDKAAQVLKVVVPVLPRISNHTDFDPLRLHPQVDLQFVGPGQPVPAADLIILPGSKSVRSDLAYLRANGWDTAIARHLRYGGKVLGICGGLQMLGAQVHDPLGLEGPAGSSEGLGLLAFSTTLEQEKQLRNVRGRLLLEDAEVSGYEIHAGVTSGSALEHAAVQLDDGRHDGAQSADGQILGTYLHGLFETPAACGALLRWAGLQDVQAVDYHALRERDIERLADLVENHLDTDLLRKLCGI, from the coding sequence ATGAGTACGCTGATGGTGCAGGGCACCACCTCCGACGCCGGCAAAAGTACCCTGGTGACTGCGCTGTGCCGCTGGCTGGTGCGCCAGGGCGTGGCGGTGGCGCCATTCAAGCCGCAGAACATGGCACTCAACAGCGCGGTGACCGCCGAGGGCGGCGAGATCGGCCGCGCCCAGGCCGTGCAGGCCCAGGCCGCCAACCTGGCACCGCACACCGACATGAACCCGGTGCTGCTCAAGCCCAACAGCGACACCGGCTCCCAGGTCATCATCCATGGCCGCGCCGTCACCAGCATGAACGCGGTCGCCTATCACGACTACAAAGCCGTCGCGATGCAAGCGGTGCTGGCCTCCCACGCGCGGTTGAGCGAAGCCTACCCGGTGGTAATGGTCGAAGGCGCCGGCTCCCCGGCGGAGATCAACCTGCGCGCCAATGACATCGCCAACATGGGCTTTGCCGAAGCCGTGGACTGCCCGGTGCTGTTGATCGCCGACATCAACCGCGGCGGGGTTTTCGCCCACCTGGTCGGCACGCTGGAGTTGCTGTCGCCCAGCGAACAGGCCCGGGTCAAGGGCTTCATCATCAACCGCTTTCGCGGCGACATCGCCCTGCTGCAGCCAGGGCTGGACTGGCTGGAGGCTCGCACCGGCAAACCGGTGGTGGGCGTGTTGCCGTATGTCATGGACTTGCACCTTGAAGCCGAAGACGGCATCGACAGGCGCCAGACCGACAAGGCCGCGCAGGTGCTCAAGGTGGTGGTGCCGGTGCTGCCGCGCATCAGCAACCACACGGATTTCGACCCGCTGCGCCTGCATCCCCAGGTGGATTTGCAGTTCGTCGGGCCGGGCCAGCCGGTTCCGGCGGCGGATTTGATCATCCTGCCCGGCTCGAAAAGCGTACGCAGTGATTTGGCCTACCTGCGTGCCAACGGCTGGGACACCGCCATCGCGCGCCACTTGCGCTATGGCGGCAAGGTGCTGGGTATTTGCGGCGGCTTGCAGATGCTCGGCGCACAGGTGCACGACCCGCTCGGCCTGGAAGGCCCGGCCGGCTCCAGCGAAGGGCTGGGGCTGCTGGCGTTCAGCACGACCCTTGAGCAAGAGAAACAATTGCGCAATGTACGCGGGCGCCTGCTGCTGGAGGACGCCGAGGTCAGTGGTTATGAAATCCATGCCGGCGTGACCTCAGGCAGCGCCCTGGAACACGCCGCCGTGCAGTTGGACGACGGCCGCCACGACGGCGCCCAAAGTGCCGACGGGCAAATTCTCGGCACCTACCTGCATGGCCTGTTCGAAACCCCGGCCGCCTGCGGCGCCTTGTTGCGCTGGGCAGGTTTGCAGGATGTGCAGGCAGTGGATTACCACGCCCTGCGCGAGCGGGACATCGAGCGGTTGGCGGACCTGGTGGAAAACCACTTGGATACCGATCTGCTGCGCAAGCTATGTGGGATTTGA
- the cobU gene encoding bifunctional adenosylcobinamide kinase/adenosylcobinamide-phosphate guanylyltransferase produces MLQLILGGARSGKSRLAEKLAGDSGLPVIYIATSQPLDGEMNARVALHRQRRPDAWGLIEEPVELARVLRENAAVDRCLLVDCLTLWLTNLLMLEAAERLKLERDQLLETLASLPGEIIFVSNETGLGVVPLGELTRRYVDEAGWLHQALAERCQRVVLTVAGLPLTLKGTPL; encoded by the coding sequence ATGCTCCAATTGATCCTCGGCGGCGCTCGCTCCGGCAAAAGCCGCCTGGCTGAGAAGCTCGCCGGCGACAGCGGTTTGCCCGTCATTTACATTGCCACCAGCCAACCGCTGGATGGGGAAATGAACGCGCGCGTGGCTCTGCATCGCCAGCGTCGCCCAGACGCTTGGGGGTTGATCGAAGAACCGGTCGAACTGGCCCGCGTGTTGCGTGAAAACGCCGCTGTGGATCGTTGCCTGCTAGTAGATTGCCTGACCTTGTGGCTCACCAATCTACTGATGCTTGAAGCCGCCGAGCGCCTGAAACTTGAGCGTGACCAATTGCTGGAAACCCTGGCCTCGTTGCCGGGTGAAATCATTTTTGTCAGCAACGAGACCGGTCTGGGTGTCGTGCCGCTGGGCGAATTGACTCGCCGCTATGTGGATGAAGCCGGTTGGCTGCATCAAGCCTTGGCCGAGCGGTGTCAGCGTGTTGTCCTGACGGTTGCCGGCCTGCCCCTGACTTTGAAAGGTACCCCGTTATGA
- the cobT gene encoding nicotinate-nucleotide--dimethylbenzimidazole phosphoribosyltransferase: MTDSWWLNPCKAVDASAHEQALARQQQLTKPAGSLGRLEAVAVQLAGLQGQVKPSVDQLWIAIFAGDHGVVAEGVSAFPQEVTGQMLHNFVTGGAAISVLARQLGAQLEVVDLGTVTPSLNLPGVRHLNIGAGTANFVNGPAMTAAQGRLALQAGRDSVLRAREAGAQLFIGGEMGIGNTTAASALACALLDCAVSDLTGPGTGLNAQGVSHKVAVIERALALHAGQHGDVLQTLFNLGGFEIAALVGAYLACAQEGIVVLVDGFICTVAALVATRLNPACREWLVFGHRGAEPGHRHVLQSLDAQPLLELGLRLGEGSGAALAVPMLRLACALHGQMATFAEAAVADRPA, from the coding sequence ATGACTGATTCCTGGTGGCTCAACCCGTGCAAGGCCGTCGACGCTTCGGCCCATGAACAAGCGCTGGCCCGCCAGCAGCAACTGACCAAACCTGCTGGCTCCCTCGGCCGGTTGGAGGCGGTCGCCGTGCAATTGGCCGGTTTGCAGGGCCAGGTCAAACCGTCGGTGGATCAGCTGTGGATCGCCATTTTTGCCGGTGACCATGGCGTGGTAGCCGAGGGCGTGTCGGCGTTTCCCCAGGAAGTGACCGGGCAAATGCTGCATAACTTCGTCACCGGTGGCGCCGCCATCAGCGTATTGGCGCGGCAGTTGGGCGCGCAACTGGAAGTGGTCGACCTCGGCACGGTAACGCCGTCGCTGAATCTGCCCGGTGTGCGCCATCTGAATATCGGTGCCGGCACAGCCAACTTTGTTAACGGGCCGGCGATGACGGCGGCTCAGGGCCGATTGGCGCTGCAAGCGGGCCGAGACAGTGTGCTTCGCGCGCGCGAAGCCGGTGCGCAGTTGTTCATCGGCGGCGAGATGGGCATTGGCAACACCACGGCGGCGAGTGCGTTGGCGTGTGCCTTGCTCGATTGCGCGGTGAGTGACCTGACTGGCCCCGGCACCGGTTTGAATGCCCAGGGCGTCAGCCACAAAGTCGCGGTCATTGAACGCGCGCTGGCGCTGCATGCCGGGCAGCATGGCGACGTGCTGCAAACCCTGTTCAACCTCGGTGGTTTTGAGATCGCTGCGTTGGTCGGCGCCTATCTGGCCTGTGCCCAGGAAGGCATCGTGGTGCTGGTGGACGGTTTTATTTGCACCGTCGCCGCCCTGGTGGCGACACGCCTGAACCCCGCATGCCGTGAATGGCTGGTGTTTGGCCACCGGGGCGCCGAGCCCGGCCATCGTCATGTGCTGCAAAGCCTCGATGCCCAGCCATTGCTTGAACTCGGCTTGCGTTTGGGCGAAGGCAGCGGCGCGGCGCTGGCGGTGCCCATGCTGCGTCTGGCTTGTGCATTGCACGGGCAGATGGCGACCTTCGCCGAGGCGGCCGTGGCAGATCGCCCGGCATGA
- the cobC gene encoding alpha-ribazole phosphatase family protein has product MTLHLDLLRHGETELGGGLRGSLDDALTAKGWEQMRTAVVEQGPWDRVVSSPLQRCALFARELGERLNLPVSLEKDLQELHFGTWEGQSAAALMQTDAEALGLFWADPYRFTPPEGEAVSDFSHRVLGAVSRLHQAYAGERVLLISHGGVMKLLLARARGLPREQLLNVEVGHGGLFRLQVGVDGVLKEGV; this is encoded by the coding sequence ATGACCTTGCACCTGGACCTGCTGCGCCACGGCGAAACCGAGCTGGGTGGCGGCCTGCGCGGCAGTCTGGATGATGCGCTGACCGCCAAAGGCTGGGAGCAGATGCGCACCGCCGTGGTGGAGCAGGGGCCCTGGGACCGTGTGGTCAGCTCACCCTTGCAGCGCTGCGCGTTGTTCGCCCGCGAGTTGGGCGAACGGCTCAATCTGCCGGTGAGCCTGGAAAAGGATCTGCAGGAATTGCACTTCGGCACGTGGGAAGGTCAGAGCGCGGCGGCGTTGATGCAGACCGATGCCGAGGCCCTGGGGCTGTTCTGGGCCGACCCCTACCGTTTCACGCCGCCCGAAGGCGAGGCGGTCAGTGATTTTTCCCACCGTGTTTTGGGAGCAGTCTCGCGTCTGCATCAGGCTTATGCCGGTGAACGCGTATTGCTGATCAGCCATGGCGGTGTGATGAAACTGTTGCTCGCGCGGGCGCGTGGGCTGCCCCGGGAGCAATTGCTGAATGTCGAAGTCGGCCACGGTGGTCTGTTCCGTTTGCAGGTCGGGGTGGATGGCGTGTTGAAGGAAGGCGTCTGA
- a CDS encoding adenosylcobinamide-GDP ribazoletransferase encodes MLPFLIALQFLSSLPIKLPGMPEPQQVGRSLLFYPLVGLLFGALLWGLNLALAGAPLLLHAALLLTAWVLLSGGLHLDGLADSADAWLGGFGDRERTLTIMKDPRSGPIAVVTLGLVLLLKFAALVALIEQHNGAALVLAPLIGRASMLALFLTTRYVRAGGLGQALSDHLPRVVGQQVLILSGLACVLIGGFNGGMAVLLAAICFVWLRQLMVNRLGGTTGDTAGALLELLEVAVLVGLAL; translated from the coding sequence ATGTTGCCGTTCCTGATCGCCTTGCAATTTCTCAGCAGCCTGCCCATCAAGCTGCCGGGCATGCCGGAACCGCAGCAAGTGGGACGCTCACTGCTGTTTTATCCGCTGGTGGGCCTGCTGTTCGGCGCGTTGCTGTGGGGCCTGAACCTGGCACTGGCCGGCGCGCCATTGTTGCTGCACGCCGCGTTGTTGCTGACGGCGTGGGTGTTGCTCAGCGGCGGCTTGCATCTGGACGGCCTGGCCGACAGCGCCGATGCCTGGCTCGGCGGTTTCGGCGACCGTGAGCGCACGCTGACCATCATGAAAGACCCGCGCAGCGGCCCGATCGCCGTGGTCACCTTGGGCCTGGTGTTGCTGCTCAAATTTGCCGCGCTGGTGGCGTTGATCGAGCAGCACAACGGTGCCGCGCTGGTGCTTGCGCCACTGATCGGGCGCGCGTCGATGCTGGCGCTGTTCCTGACCACGCGCTACGTGCGCGCAGGAGGCTTGGGCCAGGCGTTGTCCGATCATTTACCACGGGTTGTCGGCCAGCAGGTGCTGATCCTCAGCGGCCTGGCGTGTGTGTTGATCGGTGGTTTCAATGGCGGAATGGCAGTTCTGCTCGCAGCCATCTGCTTTGTGTGGCTGCGCCAATTGATGGTCAACCGCTTGGGCGGCACCACTGGCGACACGGCTGGCGCCTTGCTGGAGCTGCTGGAGGTGGCCGTGCTGGTCGGTCTGGCGCTGTAA
- a CDS encoding MarR family winged helix-turn-helix transcriptional regulator, with product MLASQCLCTNLRRAARGVSRHYDGALDGFGINVAQYSLLCNLQRLDQPSISSLAEAMGLDRSTLGRNLRVLEGEGLVQLVEGDDLRNRLVLLTQAGEERLAAALPAWEAAQQKLIDQLGAEKRETLLALLDELA from the coding sequence ATGCTTGCCTCCCAATGTTTATGCACCAACCTGCGACGCGCCGCCCGTGGCGTCAGCAGGCATTACGACGGCGCTCTCGACGGCTTCGGGATCAACGTTGCCCAGTATTCTCTGCTGTGCAACCTGCAGCGCCTCGACCAGCCGAGCATTTCCAGCCTGGCTGAAGCCATGGGACTGGACCGAAGTACCCTCGGCCGTAACCTGCGGGTGCTGGAAGGCGAGGGGCTGGTGCAGTTGGTGGAGGGCGACGACCTGCGCAACCGCCTGGTGTTGCTGACCCAGGCCGGTGAAGAGCGGCTGGCGGCGGCCTTGCCGGCGTGGGAAGCGGCACAACAGAAATTGATCGATCAACTGGGCGCGGAAAAACGCGAAACCCTGTTGGCCTTGCTGGACGAACTCGCCTGA
- a CDS encoding MFS transporter yields the protein MTSMWRTSGWVLLGSALILALSLGVRHGFGLFLAPMSNEFGWGRETFAFAIALQNLIWGLSQPFTGALADRFGATKAVFVGGVLYAVGLVLMGMSDSAWSLSLSAGLLIGIGLSGTSFSVILGVVGRAVAPEKRSMAMGVASAAGSFGQFAMVPGTLGLIGWLGWSEALLALGLMVALILPLVAMLKDKPLPAVVGQQSLGEALREACSHSGFWLLAFGFFVCGFQVVFIGVHLPAYLVDQHLPATVGTTVLALIGLFNVFDTYTAGWLGGRMSKPRLLTGLYLLRAVVIVLFLWAPVTEVTAYLFGMAMGFLWLSTVPLTNGTVATLFGVRNLSMLGGIVFLFHQLGSFLGGWLGGVVYDRTGNYDLIWQVAILLSLLAAALNWPVRERPVARLQAQMEAA from the coding sequence ATGACTTCGATGTGGCGCACCAGCGGATGGGTTCTTTTGGGGAGTGCGCTGATCCTGGCGTTGTCGTTGGGCGTGCGCCACGGCTTCGGTCTGTTCCTGGCGCCGATGAGCAACGAATTCGGCTGGGGGCGTGAGACTTTCGCCTTTGCCATCGCCTTGCAGAACCTGATCTGGGGCTTGTCGCAACCCTTTACCGGGGCCCTGGCCGACCGTTTTGGCGCGACCAAGGCAGTGTTTGTCGGCGGCGTGTTGTACGCCGTGGGCCTGGTGTTGATGGGCATGTCGGATTCGGCGTGGTCGCTGTCGTTGAGCGCCGGTTTGCTGATTGGCATCGGCCTGTCGGGCACCTCGTTCTCGGTGATTCTTGGCGTGGTCGGCCGCGCTGTAGCGCCGGAAAAACGCAGTATGGCCATGGGCGTCGCCAGTGCTGCAGGCTCCTTTGGCCAGTTCGCCATGGTGCCGGGCACGCTGGGTTTAATCGGCTGGCTGGGCTGGTCGGAAGCCTTGCTGGCGCTGGGCTTGATGGTGGCGCTGATTCTGCCGTTGGTGGCGATGCTCAAGGACAAGCCCCTGCCGGCGGTGGTCGGCCAGCAATCCCTGGGCGAAGCGCTGCGAGAGGCGTGTTCCCACTCAGGCTTCTGGCTGTTGGCGTTCGGCTTTTTCGTGTGCGGTTTCCAGGTGGTGTTTATTGGCGTGCACCTGCCGGCGTATCTGGTGGACCAGCACTTGCCGGCGACGGTGGGCACTACGGTGCTGGCGTTGATCGGGCTGTTTAACGTGTTCGACACCTACACCGCCGGCTGGCTCGGCGGGCGCATGTCCAAACCACGCTTGCTGACCGGGTTATACCTGCTGCGTGCGGTGGTGATTGTGCTGTTTCTGTGGGCGCCGGTGACTGAGGTCACGGCTTACCTGTTCGGCATGGCCATGGGCTTTTTGTGGCTGTCCACGGTGCCGCTGACCAACGGCACGGTTGCGACGTTATTTGGTGTGCGAAACCTCTCGATGCTCGGCGGGATTGTGTTCCTGTTCCATCAACTCGGTTCGTTTCTGGGCGGCTGGCTGGGCGGCGTGGTCTATGATCGAACCGGTAACTACGATTTGATCTGGCAAGTAGCAATCCTGTTGAGCCTGCTCGCGGCGGCCCTGAACTGGCCGGTGCGCGAGCGGCCGGTGGCGCGTTTGCAGGCGCAGATGGAGGCAGCATGA
- a CDS encoding glutathione peroxidase yields the protein MQMRWLAVPALMVIGSVAMAANCPPLLEGQLPKLRAKESIDLCQRFAGKPLVIVNTASFCGFAPQFKGLEALYQRYKGQSLEVIGVPSDDFKQEARTGEETAKVCYVNYGVTFTMTEPQKVKGPDAVHLFKVLAQQTSAPKWNFYKYVVDRQGKVIANFSSLTKPDSPDMIKAVEQALASKP from the coding sequence ATGCAGATGCGCTGGCTTGCAGTACCCGCCCTGATGGTCATTGGCAGCGTCGCCATGGCCGCCAATTGCCCGCCGTTGCTTGAGGGCCAATTACCCAAGCTGCGCGCCAAGGAATCCATCGACCTGTGCCAGCGCTTCGCCGGCAAACCGTTGGTGATCGTCAATACCGCCAGTTTCTGTGGTTTTGCGCCGCAGTTCAAAGGCCTCGAAGCTCTGTATCAACGCTACAAGGGCCAAAGTCTGGAAGTGATTGGCGTGCCGTCCGATGACTTCAAGCAGGAAGCCAGGACCGGCGAAGAAACGGCCAAGGTCTGCTACGTGAATTACGGCGTGACCTTCACCATGACCGAGCCGCAGAAGGTCAAGGGGCCGGATGCGGTGCACCTGTTCAAGGTGCTCGCCCAGCAAACCAGCGCGCCGAAGTGGAATTTCTACAAGTACGTGGTGGACCGTCAGGGCAAGGTGATCGCCAATTTCTCCAGCCTGACCAAGCCGGACAGCCCGGACATGATCAAGGCTGTCGAGCAGGCGCTGGCGTCGAAACCCTGA